The following coding sequences lie in one Porphyromonas asaccharolytica DSM 20707 genomic window:
- a CDS encoding ABC transporter permease: MRLRLPIWLARQLYSRENRRHSKVYALVRFAIPAIALSLAVMLLGIAIMDGFQYSVRDTVRLVTGDVILCEYGKQPIDLDNVITLTPQMTQRMNEMPEIASVRPVRTAVGMIKTDSTYQGVAVTGVDDFTFLEPLCAMGDLSDSTLAEGANPIVLPKTSAQKLGLTIGDKVVLYFLGDKVSVRSFTLIAILELANTAQPLAYVTNDLLGRVGDWQQDQYTRIEILAKNRDRSLLDMETTLSDQLIQSLSEPGVTKETLGIYTGSQINGGVYQWIDSLRPNVQILLVLMALVAAFTMINALLIIILDLTQTIGLLKALGMTYRSLTTMSLAIALRIIAWGMLWGNLLAGIIIWSQHQWQWLTLDPNIYYISHVAMRIRPGAWIVVNVATLLLCLILLLLPARIIQRISPTTALRFE; encoded by the coding sequence ATGAGATTAAGACTACCCATCTGGCTGGCTCGCCAACTCTACAGTCGCGAGAATCGTCGTCACAGCAAGGTGTACGCCTTGGTGCGCTTTGCGATCCCGGCCATAGCTCTGAGCCTGGCGGTCATGCTCCTAGGCATTGCGATCATGGACGGCTTTCAGTACAGTGTCCGTGATACGGTGCGGCTCGTAACAGGCGATGTGATCCTCTGCGAGTATGGCAAGCAGCCGATAGACCTAGATAATGTGATCACCCTGACGCCCCAGATGACGCAGCGGATGAACGAGATGCCAGAGATCGCCTCCGTGCGCCCCGTCCGTACGGCTGTCGGCATGATCAAGACAGATAGTACTTATCAAGGAGTAGCCGTCACGGGAGTAGACGACTTTACATTCCTCGAGCCACTCTGCGCCATGGGTGATTTGTCTGACAGTACGCTTGCGGAGGGGGCAAATCCGATCGTCCTACCTAAAACCTCTGCGCAGAAGCTAGGACTAACGATCGGTGACAAGGTCGTACTCTACTTCCTAGGCGACAAGGTGTCAGTACGCTCCTTTACGCTGATAGCAATACTGGAGCTAGCCAATACGGCGCAGCCACTTGCCTATGTGACCAACGACCTGCTGGGACGCGTGGGGGACTGGCAACAAGACCAGTACACACGCATTGAGATCCTCGCAAAGAACAGGGATCGCTCCCTCCTAGATATGGAGACCACGCTCTCAGATCAACTGATCCAGTCGCTCTCGGAGCCGGGCGTTACCAAGGAGACGCTAGGGATCTATACCGGCTCTCAGATCAATGGCGGAGTCTATCAGTGGATCGACTCGCTACGACCGAATGTACAGATACTGCTGGTGCTGATGGCGCTCGTGGCAGCCTTTACGATGATCAACGCGCTCCTGATCATTATCCTAGACTTGACGCAGACCATCGGCTTGCTCAAGGCTCTCGGCATGACCTACCGCTCGCTCACGACGATGAGTCTAGCGATCGCTCTGCGCATCATCGCCTGGGGTATGCTCTGGGGCAACCTCCTGGCAGGCATCATCATCTGGAGCCAGCATCAGTGGCAGTGGCTCACGCTTGACCCGAATATCTACTATATCTCACACGTTGCGATGCGTATCCGTCCAGGGGCGTGGATCGTGGTCAATGTGGCGACGCTCTTGCTCTGCCTCATTCTCCTACTCCTCCCGGCACGTATCATCCAGCGGATCTCACCGACGACGGCACTTCGCTTCGAATAA